Part of the Quercus lobata isolate SW786 chromosome 6, ValleyOak3.0 Primary Assembly, whole genome shotgun sequence genome, TTCATTTACAAAATTGAAGGGATTATTTTGGGTACTATTGTGAAGTATAATTTATGGTAGggtaaattatgtatttggTTCCTATCCTTTACAACCATATTGCAATTTAGTTcataacctttcaattgtgtcaatttggtccctcaCCTTTTAGTGTTGTGTCAATTCAGTCCCTTCCATTATTTCTTAGATGAAAATTGCTGATATGACAAacagtcaaaataaaattttagtttattgcCACATCAatggaaactaattttttattttagctgtTTGTTATGTCAACAATTTCTATCCAAGAGATAATAACAGAGACTAAATTAACATGATACTGAAAAGGTTAGATGATCAAATTAACAtatttgaaaggttagggaccaaattgaaatatggtgtaaatgatagggaccaaatatgtagtttaccttTTATGGTATTtagcttctatttttttggttaagaacATGTagaacatgaaattcaatatTAACGGTATGTTTTGAACGTCAAAATTGTGAAAGTTGAATATGATGATACTCATGATTtcacaactaaaaaaaatcatgtcaatTTGGAACTCTTTTGATGTAAACATGTGTAGTTTCTCCCTTTGCGATAACAAGTGTCCTAGAATCACATCACAGATAGGAACGTTTCATGCTCTACACTAAAAAAGTGAATATCAGATGTAATGGATGGATGAGTGcattttgcattaaattttAAGGAGTAGTAGTGATCAGTTGCATTGCTTTTGCCTTTACACAACACTCTACAGGGACTTTTCTTCTCTTTGGGATAGGGATGATGATTTACGGATGCTTCTTGGGCCAGCAGTTTTCATAGCTAACAGCTTGGAAATCATgatttatgtattattattaagtgCCGCAATGCAGATCTCTGCACCTAAATGTTAAAGATGTTTAAATTGTTCAAAActtggaaattaaattttttgtttggatttccCAAGAGAAATAAATGTACTCACAATTTGTAAGCAATAAATGATTCATTctcattaaatatatttattgaaacaaaaacacATTATTCACTTACAATACTTGAACTTCACAAGGTAGCAGATAATGACAAGCGCAAACTTCTTTATTTAGCAAGCcaaagaacaaaatttgactagacaaaagtagaaaaagaaaaagccgcAACCTGAACTGCCAATGGGACACACCAACATAAATAAACACAAGGTTTAGTTGTAGAGATCAGGGTGTGCCACGAGGTAGGCCTCAACAGCCTTGAAAACTCCAGAGGCCTTTTCTTTACCTCCCCGGATTAGCTCATCCGTGAGTTGAAAGTCACCCTTTGTCTGGTACTTGCTGGTGCTTTTCACGATGGATCCTCCATCAGGGCTTGCCACAATCTTGGTCTCAGTAGAAACATTTTCTAGCTTGTCAAACAAAGCATCACCTTCAATCACACTAAAGCTATATGTAAAGTTTTCAGGGTCAAGCGCATCAATCCTGTGCTTTGCATGTTTCAAATGGCTGCCTGCAAAATATAGACAAGATTTGTTACTTCTTTACTATCATATGCCAAGAAACccgaaaatttttttaaaaaaaaaaaaaaataaatctaatatCTTGTTTGTAGTTTTGGACTTGTTTACGTCTTGTGGTCACATATAGCAATTTCTTTGTCAATTTCACTCAAATGTAATTTTAAATACCATCAATTTACATCTTAGATATAAATATTGAAGCTGACCTTCGCCAAAGGTAATCTTCTTGATGGTTCCAGGTCCTCCATTTCCTTCAATTATTTCAGTGGACTTAAGGGCCTGTGGTAGAACCTTTGGGATGAGGTTGTCAGAATCAAGGACAAAGGCCTTGAAAAGCCTAGCTGGGGGGATAACAGAGGCATCCTCAGATTCATAAGTGAAGACACCCATGATGACTTAAAAAGAGTTTTGTAgtgatcaaagaaaaaatgaactATTAAGGAGTGTTTTGATGAGCTTTGAAGATGTGAGTAGTAACGGAGTAGAGGGTAGCTTTTATAGAGTGAGGAGGCTCAAGGTTACGTGGCATGAAAGTTTCGATAATAATTTATAGTCAAAGGAAGCACGTTTAGAAGTTGTTCCAAATGCTATCAAAACCATGTgaaatttttgtctttatttcACACGAGTCTattattaacattatttatttttattac contains:
- the LOC115950507 gene encoding major allergen Pru av 1-like, encoding MGVFTYESEDASVIPPARLFKAFVLDSDNLIPKVLPQALKSTEIIEGNGGPGTIKKITFGEGSHLKHAKHRIDALDPENFTYSFSVIEGDALFDKLENVSTETKIVASPDGGSIVKSTSKYQTKGDFQLTDELIRGGKEKASGVFKAVEAYLVAHPDLYN